From Chloroflexota bacterium, one genomic window encodes:
- a CDS encoding choice-of-anchor J domain-containing protein, whose amino-acid sequence MVRSRWVFALLAITVLLSVIGAKVPFTAAQNQASTSDRPLALAQGLKDLNTVAQIAVPELDLAKERADAAKRPSDSPMRFAKDYQTTLDIKQVASIEIVGNRTVARLRIDAPKALSINLGFTSYNLPKSGQLFIYSPDYRSILGPYSAADNEDHGQLWTPIVAGDQIIIEYSADSGEFGLADLTLSAINRGFSGFGVPRDLLVDKSGSCNVDVICPEGDDWRSEINSVAAYTLEGIDTCTGSLVNNTAQDQKPYFLTANHCGIDTDNDASMVTYWNYESTLCRTVGSAENGTPLPKPNTTMTGAVLRANYAASDFALVELDDAIPTEYAPFWAGWNAQSGDFPSVVAIHHPGVEEKRISFENQATQTTDYLGTTPPGGGTHIRVVDWDLGTTEGGSSGSPLYDPSHRVVGQLHGGYAACGNNDSDWYGRVSVSWNGGGASTNRLKDWLDPTNSGSLVLDGTGGTPAFTMNVNPSSVAVCAPVSAQTTVNLGWIQGFSEPVTLSASNLPAGATASFTPNPVISPTLSSQLTLGNLSTAMAGDYSVVIRGDSTTISRTADLDLSISGGVPSAAPSLTAPANNATNVSETPAFSWSSAAGATNYLLEIASDAGFSNLVYTATTELTSLTSAPLSTNTKHYWRVRAANACGVSAYSSIFSFTTEAAPGDCPIGTETVVAFNETFDSDPSWTHGGTGDTWAYGAFGYNGGNGIKAVDPASVSDQWITTPAISLTEGLTPTLQFWNSQTIEDRTAGGCYDGALVEVSTDGGSAWNQIPNSALLTDPYNGAITASTNPLNGSQAWCGDPQDWLKSVVDLNAYNGQSVMFRFRLASDDSVGRPDGWKIDNVSVKACVAEAEPEGPSLVFLPAITKN is encoded by the coding sequence ATGGTTCGATCCCGTTGGGTATTTGCCTTACTTGCGATTACCGTTTTATTATCGGTCATTGGGGCTAAGGTGCCGTTCACCGCTGCGCAAAATCAAGCCAGCACATCCGACCGTCCGTTAGCATTGGCGCAAGGCTTGAAGGATTTGAACACAGTAGCCCAGATTGCTGTGCCAGAGCTTGACCTTGCCAAAGAACGCGCTGATGCCGCCAAGCGCCCCAGCGATTCGCCAATGCGTTTTGCCAAAGATTACCAAACCACGCTTGACATCAAGCAAGTGGCTTCAATCGAAATTGTTGGCAATCGTACCGTCGCTCGCTTACGCATCGATGCACCTAAGGCCTTGTCGATCAACTTAGGCTTTACCAGCTACAATTTGCCCAAGAGTGGTCAATTGTTTATCTACAGCCCTGATTATCGCTCAATTCTTGGGCCATACAGCGCTGCTGATAACGAAGATCACGGCCAATTGTGGACACCAATCGTCGCTGGCGATCAAATTATTATCGAATACAGCGCTGATAGTGGCGAGTTTGGCTTAGCCGATCTGACTTTGAGCGCAATCAACCGTGGCTTCAGTGGCTTCGGGGTTCCCCGCGATCTGTTGGTCGATAAATCTGGCTCGTGTAATGTGGACGTGATTTGTCCTGAGGGCGATGACTGGCGCTCAGAAATCAATTCGGTTGCCGCCTATACGCTCGAAGGGATTGATACTTGTACTGGTTCGTTGGTCAACAACACTGCCCAAGATCAAAAGCCCTACTTCCTTACGGCCAACCACTGTGGCATTGATACCGACAATGATGCCTCGATGGTAACCTACTGGAACTACGAATCAACCCTCTGTCGCACGGTTGGTTCAGCTGAAAACGGCACGCCATTGCCCAAGCCTAACACCACCATGACGGGGGCGGTTTTACGGGCCAACTATGCCGCATCAGACTTTGCCTTGGTTGAGCTTGATGATGCAATTCCAACCGAATATGCACCATTCTGGGCTGGTTGGAACGCCCAAAGTGGCGACTTCCCCAGTGTGGTGGCGATTCACCACCCTGGCGTTGAAGAAAAACGCATTAGCTTCGAGAACCAAGCGACCCAAACCACCGACTACCTTGGCACAACCCCTCCCGGCGGCGGCACGCACATTCGCGTTGTCGATTGGGATCTAGGGACAACTGAAGGTGGTTCGTCAGGCTCACCATTGTACGATCCCAGCCATCGGGTGGTTGGTCAGCTCCATGGTGGTTATGCTGCCTGTGGTAACAATGATTCCGACTGGTATGGTCGGGTATCGGTTTCGTGGAACGGCGGCGGCGCAAGCACAAATCGCTTGAAAGATTGGCTTGATCCAACCAACTCAGGTTCATTAGTGCTTGATGGCACTGGTGGAACCCCAGCCTTTACCATGAACGTCAACCCATCGAGCGTGGCAGTTTGTGCGCCTGTTTCAGCCCAAACGACCGTTAACCTCGGTTGGATTCAAGGCTTTAGCGAACCAGTAACCCTCTCAGCAAGCAACTTGCCTGCTGGTGCAACTGCAAGCTTTACGCCAAATCCAGTTATTTCGCCAACCTTAAGCAGCCAACTCACGCTTGGCAACCTCAGCACAGCAATGGCAGGCGATTATAGCGTGGTTATCCGTGGCGATAGCACGACGATCAGCCGCACCGCCGACTTGGATCTCAGCATCTCAGGCGGCGTGCCAAGTGCTGCCCCAAGCTTGACGGCTCCTGCTAACAATGCAACCAATGTTAGCGAAACCCCTGCATTCAGTTGGTCAAGTGCTGCTGGCGCAACCAACTACTTGCTGGAAATTGCTAGCGATGCCGGCTTCAGCAACTTGGTTTATACCGCAACCACCGAATTGACCAGCTTGACCAGCGCTCCATTGAGCACCAATACCAAGCACTACTGGCGCGTTCGCGCTGCCAATGCTTGTGGGGTCAGCGCCTATAGCAGCATCTTCAGTTTCACCACCGAAGCTGCACCAGGCGATTGTCCAATTGGCACCGAAACCGTGGTTGCCTTCAACGAAACCTTTGATAGCGACCCAAGCTGGACTCATGGCGGCACTGGTGATACCTGGGCCTATGGTGCGTTTGGCTATAACGGTGGCAATGGCATCAAGGCTGTTGATCCTGCATCGGTATCCGATCAATGGATTACGACTCCAGCAATTAGTTTGACCGAAGGTTTGACCCCAACGTTGCAATTCTGGAACTCGCAAACCATCGAAGATCGCACTGCTGGTGGCTGTTATGACGGTGCATTGGTAGAAGTTTCAACTGATGGTGGCTCAGCTTGGAACCAAATTCCAAACTCAGCCTTGTTGACTGACCCATATAACGGTGCAATTACCGCTTCAACCAACCCACTCAACGGTAGCCAAGCTTGGTGTGGAGACCCCCAAGATTGGTTGAAGAGCGTGGTTGATTTGAATGCCTACAACGGCCAAAGCGTGATGTTCCGCTTCCGCCTTGCGTCCGACGATTCAGTTGGCCGCCCTGATGGTTGGAAGATCGATAACGTCAGTGTCAAGGCTTGTGTTGCCGAAGCCGAGCCAGAAGGCCCATCGTTGGTCTTCTTGCCAGCAATTACCAAGAACTAA
- a CDS encoding fumarylacetoacetate hydrolase family protein has protein sequence MRFVTLKTAVGPRPGIVLGDRVMLLDGYQSLQALIEAGDAGLDTIKAALPDYQSRAGIQLNMDQLLAPLPRPLKNVFCVGLNYAAHARESLQAKGLEVKMPEHPVFFTKPPTAINSPTGEIVIDPAVSERIDWEVELGVVIGKAGKNISPEQAMEHVWGYTVINDVSARDLQMRHQQFFKGKALDGSCPMGPWIITSDELTDPHNLVVRLRVNGEIKQESNTNDLIFNIPTLIHVLSQGMTLEPGDIIATGTPAGVGFARTPQEFLRPGDLLETEVEGIGILRNPVVAG, from the coding sequence ATGCGATTTGTAACCCTTAAAACTGCGGTTGGGCCACGTCCAGGCATTGTGCTTGGTGATCGGGTGATGTTGCTCGATGGCTATCAATCGCTCCAAGCCTTAATCGAAGCAGGCGATGCTGGCTTGGACACAATCAAGGCGGCCTTGCCCGACTATCAAAGCCGCGCAGGCATCCAATTAAATATGGATCAACTGTTGGCTCCCTTGCCCCGCCCATTGAAAAATGTGTTTTGTGTGGGCCTCAATTATGCAGCCCATGCCCGTGAATCGTTGCAAGCCAAAGGGCTAGAAGTCAAAATGCCCGAGCATCCGGTATTTTTCACCAAACCACCAACCGCCATCAACAGCCCAACTGGTGAAATAGTGATTGATCCAGCAGTTTCCGAACGGATCGATTGGGAAGTTGAATTGGGCGTGGTGATCGGCAAAGCAGGCAAAAACATCAGCCCGGAACAAGCCATGGAGCATGTTTGGGGTTATACCGTGATTAATGATGTTTCGGCGCGTGATTTACAAATGCGCCACCAGCAATTTTTCAAAGGCAAAGCGCTCGATGGCTCGTGCCCAATGGGGCCGTGGATCATCACCAGCGATGAGTTGACCGACCCGCATAATTTGGTGGTTCGGTTGCGCGTCAACGGCGAGATCAAACAAGAATCCAATACCAACGATCTTATTTTTAATATTCCTACATTAATTCATGTGCTTTCACAGGGCATGACCCTTGAGCCAGGCGATATTATTGCGACTGGCACACCGGCTGGCGTGGGTTTTGCTCGTACTCCTCAAGAATTTTTGCGCCCAGGCGATTTGCTCGAAACCGAAGTTGAGGGCATTGGTATTCTTCGTAACCCTGTCGTAGCAGGCTAA
- a CDS encoding SpoIIE family protein phosphatase, with product MSQMEFLRRVPLFADLSLEGLQMLDSQARIRALPADAWLFHQRDRGDACYVVVSGTLRLVLEQGSSEETTLGLLGVGAFFGELSLLEPDGTRAAGAIAVVQSEVLEIPIAAFETLLHTYPAIAYNMLRRVAAHVRRSDERRLEDLRHKNRLLTDAYTALEQAQAEALRRARAARELELGRELQRRLVPTIFPNLHGVVIAAATFPAYEMSGDFYEVRQLSEHMLSIVMADVCDKGAGAALVMAMAKGLLLGMDQRHPLALVERFNQLIRATNLDAAVITMVYSHLDIARRRFTYVRAGHDWPLHYRSKQGRVTMLEGGGMPVGITEEAFFEEMHTDLEPGDALVFYTDGLCDARNFAGDTYGRERLISAVQAYGRLPAHGLADAILGDVRAFQSGTPPIDDLTLLVVKFNPEP from the coding sequence ATGTCCCAAATGGAGTTCCTACGTCGAGTCCCACTATTTGCTGATCTTTCGCTTGAAGGCTTGCAAATGCTCGATAGTCAGGCCCGAATTCGTGCGTTGCCAGCCGATGCCTGGTTGTTTCACCAGCGTGATCGTGGCGATGCTTGTTATGTGGTGGTCAGTGGAACCTTGCGGCTGGTGCTTGAGCAAGGTAGTTCTGAGGAAACGACCCTTGGGTTATTGGGGGTTGGGGCATTTTTTGGCGAGCTAAGTTTATTAGAGCCTGATGGAACCCGCGCCGCTGGGGCAATTGCGGTGGTGCAAAGTGAGGTTTTAGAGATACCGATTGCCGCCTTTGAAACCTTATTACACACCTACCCCGCTATTGCTTACAATATGTTGCGGCGGGTAGCAGCCCATGTCCGGCGTTCTGATGAACGGCGCTTGGAAGATTTACGCCATAAAAATCGGCTGCTGACTGATGCCTACACCGCGTTGGAGCAAGCTCAAGCCGAAGCCCTGCGCCGTGCTCGCGCTGCCCGTGAATTGGAGTTAGGCCGCGAATTACAGCGCCGACTTGTGCCAACCATCTTTCCTAATCTGCATGGCGTGGTGATCGCTGCTGCTACGTTTCCCGCCTATGAGATGAGCGGCGATTTCTACGAGGTGCGCCAACTGAGCGAGCATATGCTCTCGATTGTGATGGCTGATGTTTGCGATAAAGGTGCTGGAGCTGCTTTGGTTATGGCGATGGCCAAAGGTTTATTGCTGGGGATGGATCAGCGCCATCCGTTGGCCTTGGTCGAACGTTTCAACCAGCTGATTCGGGCAACGAACCTTGATGCTGCGGTAATCACCATGGTCTATTCGCATTTGGATATTGCACGACGGCGCTTTACCTATGTACGGGCTGGCCACGATTGGCCATTGCATTATCGCTCCAAACAAGGCCGCGTGACCATGCTTGAGGGCGGCGGCATGCCAGTTGGCATCACTGAAGAAGCCTTTTTCGAGGAGATGCACACCGATTTGGAGCCAGGTGATGCCTTGGTGTTCTATACTGATGGTTTGTGCGATGCCCGCAACTTTGCTGGCGATACCTATGGCCGTGAACGTTTGATTTCAGCGGTGCAAGCCTATGGCCGTTTGCCTGCCCATGGGTTGGCCGATGCCATCCTTGGTGATGTTCGCGCCTTTCAAAGTGGCACGCCACCAATCGACGATTTAACCTTGCTGGTCGTTAAGTTCAATCCTGAACCGTAG
- a CDS encoding M20 family metallopeptidase: MPRQLLTYVDACLPDLLDEMRQWIEIESFTRDITAVSWMVNVVGERLSKLGASVRKYNGKPQADHLLASWPGEGESLLIVGHVDTVYPPGTLDQFPFRIDGDVVRGPGVSDMKGCILLTCAALQALRHFGRWTSRPLKFLITTDEEIGSPTSRRYIEEQARGCRAALIIESAEEGGWLKTWRKSVSMYDLTITGKPSHAGVAPELGISAIHELSYQIGQILPLARPEIGTTINIGKINGGTATNVVAAEAHCTIDVRALKVGEAERVDQALHQLVPHLAGAKLTLEGGVNRPAMEQTPATMALYAAAEQIANQLDLPIKASGTGGGSDGNFTSAIGVPTLDGLGGWGSDSHSFDEWLSISQFAPRAALLARLIETL, from the coding sequence ATGCCTCGTCAGCTTTTAACCTATGTTGATGCTTGCCTACCAGATCTGCTGGATGAAATGCGTCAATGGATCGAAATTGAATCGTTTACCCGCGATATTACGGCGGTTTCTTGGATGGTCAACGTGGTTGGCGAGCGTTTGAGCAAGCTTGGTGCAAGTGTCCGCAAATATAATGGCAAGCCCCAAGCAGACCATTTATTGGCAAGTTGGCCAGGCGAGGGCGAATCATTGCTCATTGTGGGCCATGTTGATACCGTCTATCCGCCAGGCACGCTTGATCAATTTCCGTTCCGCATCGATGGCGATGTGGTGCGTGGGCCTGGAGTCAGCGATATGAAGGGCTGTATTTTGCTGACGTGCGCAGCCTTGCAAGCCTTACGCCACTTTGGCCGCTGGACGAGCCGCCCCTTGAAATTTTTAATTACCACTGATGAAGAGATTGGTAGCCCAACCTCGCGGCGCTATATTGAAGAACAGGCTCGCGGTTGCCGCGCAGCCTTGATTATCGAATCAGCAGAAGAGGGTGGTTGGCTCAAAACCTGGCGCAAAAGCGTCAGCATGTATGATTTAACGATTACTGGTAAGCCCTCGCATGCGGGGGTAGCCCCCGAACTTGGCATTAGCGCGATTCACGAATTAAGCTACCAAATTGGCCAGATTTTGCCTTTGGCACGGCCTGAAATTGGCACAACGATCAATATTGGTAAAATTAATGGTGGCACTGCCACCAATGTTGTAGCCGCCGAGGCACACTGCACGATTGACGTGCGGGCATTAAAAGTTGGCGAAGCTGAGCGCGTTGATCAAGCGCTGCATCAATTAGTGCCCCATTTGGCTGGGGCAAAATTAACTTTAGAAGGTGGCGTGAATCGCCCAGCTATGGAACAAACGCCTGCCACAATGGCATTATATGCTGCTGCCGAGCAAATTGCCAATCAATTGGATTTACCGATTAAAGCTAGTGGCACTGGCGGTGGCTCGGATGGTAATTTTACTTCGGCGATCGGCGTGCCCACCCTCGATGGGCTTGGTGGCTGGGGCAGCGATTCGCATAGCTTCGATGAATGGCTCTCGATCAGCCAATTTGCCCCACGGGCTGCCTTATTAGCACGCTTGATTGAGACATTGTAG
- a CDS encoding OsmC family protein, giving the protein MASYSVTIEWERQAASFSDGKYSRAHRWIFDGGQIVPGSSSPHVVPLPYSDEHAVDPEEAFVAALSSCHMLWFLSIVAEAGFVVEHYHDQASGKMGKNSTGKIAMTKVTLRPNITWLEPAPSNEQIEQFHHQAHEQCFIANSVLTQISIEPQP; this is encoded by the coding sequence ATGGCTAGCTATAGTGTGACAATTGAGTGGGAGCGCCAGGCGGCATCATTTAGCGATGGCAAGTATAGCCGCGCTCATCGTTGGATTTTTGATGGTGGCCAAATTGTACCAGGCTCGTCGTCGCCGCATGTCGTGCCATTGCCCTACTCCGACGAGCACGCGGTTGATCCTGAGGAAGCCTTCGTAGCAGCGCTATCAAGCTGTCATATGCTGTGGTTTTTATCAATTGTGGCCGAGGCTGGCTTTGTCGTCGAGCACTATCATGATCAAGCCAGCGGCAAAATGGGCAAAAATAGCACTGGCAAAATTGCCATGACCAAAGTTACGCTCCGCCCAAACATCACTTGGCTCGAGCCAGCTCCTAGCAACGAACAAATTGAGCAATTTCATCATCAAGCCCATGAGCAATGCTTTATCGCCAACTCGGTGCTAACTCAGATCAGCATCGAGCCACAACCCTAG
- a CDS encoding HAMP domain-containing histidine kinase produces MIVLPLKSLLFGSLLLLWLVASFAWWLGQRGKRPIIQHSADPLLRQQIAQHRAFIGTLSHELRTPLTALLAHTAIVHNQQSEPAVREHSLITLEREAQRMARLVRDLLELHRLELSDELPLVPVNVALLAEEAIASVWVMADEAQIELQFEADPTHQRVLAHPDRLKQVWLNLLMNCLRYCRAGDLVIVRVLASEQGLRCSIEDSGPGIAAADLPHVTEPLYRGVLDNEGSGLGLSLVKQILARHHSTLQIESSTSPPTGTHIWWILPYD; encoded by the coding sequence ATGATTGTTCTACCGCTCAAATCGTTGCTTTTTGGAAGCTTATTGCTGCTGTGGCTGGTTGCCAGCTTTGCTTGGTGGCTTGGTCAGCGTGGCAAACGCCCAATTATCCAACATAGCGCCGATCCATTATTACGCCAACAAATTGCACAGCATCGCGCCTTTATTGGCACACTTTCGCATGAATTGCGCACACCGTTAACTGCACTTTTAGCGCATACCGCAATTGTGCACAACCAACAAAGCGAGCCAGCCGTGCGCGAACATTCGTTGATCACCTTGGAGCGCGAAGCTCAACGCATGGCTCGTTTGGTGCGCGATTTGTTGGAATTGCACCGTTTGGAATTAAGCGATGAATTGCCCTTGGTTCCGGTGAATGTGGCGTTATTGGCCGAAGAAGCGATTGCCAGTGTGTGGGTGATGGCCGATGAAGCCCAAATTGAACTGCAATTCGAGGCTGACCCAACCCATCAGCGAGTTTTGGCGCATCCTGATCGTTTAAAACAAGTCTGGCTCAATCTGTTGATGAATTGTTTGCGCTATTGTCGTGCTGGCGATCTGGTGATTGTGCGAGTACTGGCGAGTGAGCAAGGTTTACGCTGTAGCATTGAAGATAGCGGGCCTGGGATTGCTGCCGCTGATTTGCCGCATGTGACCGAGCCGCTCTATCGCGGGGTCTTGGATAACGAAGGCAGCGGCTTGGGCTTGAGCCTAGTCAAACAGATTTTGGCGCGGCATCATAGTACCCTCCAGATTGAAAGCAGCACTAGCCCGCCAACTGGCACACATATATGGTGGATCTTGCCCTATGACTAA
- a CDS encoding response regulator transcription factor, producing the protein MSRILIVDDDPAILSGVSTLLEQAGYEIAQAASLAQARSHLQAFNPPSLVILDLMLPDGDGFELCRQIRQGGQYLPILMLSARDELHDRVEGLTVGADDYLTKPFAPAELVARVRAILRLAQHQRETIGSFECGKLRFDCELQRAWWDEQLLELTPKESGVLLQLMRQPSHVWGRLALLQTVWGTNFLGDSRIVDVCVQRLRAKINQLDANADPIQTVRGFGYRLKCEP; encoded by the coding sequence ATGAGTCGCATCCTGATTGTCGATGATGATCCAGCGATTTTGAGTGGGGTCAGCACCTTGTTGGAGCAAGCAGGCTATGAGATTGCTCAGGCGGCTAGTTTGGCTCAAGCTCGCTCGCATTTGCAGGCATTTAATCCCCCAAGCTTGGTGATTCTCGATTTGATGTTGCCTGATGGTGATGGCTTTGAGTTGTGTCGCCAAATTCGCCAAGGCGGCCAATATCTGCCAATTCTGATGCTTTCAGCCCGCGATGAATTACACGATCGGGTTGAAGGCTTGACGGTTGGCGCTGATGATTATCTGACCAAGCCGTTTGCACCTGCCGAATTAGTGGCTCGGGTGCGGGCGATTTTGCGCTTGGCTCAACATCAACGTGAGACGATTGGCTCATTCGAATGCGGCAAATTGCGCTTCGATTGCGAATTGCAACGCGCTTGGTGGGATGAGCAATTACTCGAATTAACCCCTAAAGAAAGCGGAGTTTTGTTACAGTTGATGCGTCAGCCCAGCCATGTTTGGGGGCGTTTGGCCTTGCTCCAAACCGTTTGGGGCACAAATTTCTTGGGCGATTCGCGGATTGTTGATGTGTGTGTGCAACGCTTACGTGCTAAAATCAACCAACTTGATGCGAATGCCGACCCGATTCAGACCGTGCGTGGTTTTGGCTATCGGTTAAAGTGTGAGCCATGA
- a CDS encoding aldo/keto reductase, whose translation MSLGSLTFRLGGDLEIRRLGFGAMRITGDGIWGEPSDREQSKAVLRRAAELGVNFIDTADSYGPDVSECLIGEALHPYSADMVIATKGGLLRGGPNIWYSNGRPEHLRISLEKSLRQLKLERIDLYQLHRIDAQVPLEESLGTLSDLRNEGKIRHIGLSEVNNEQLAQAQKVVPIVSVQNRYSIGDHEWESMVDACEAQNIAFIPWFPLAAGRLTAPGGTLDQIAKKYEASVGQIALAWLLKRSPVILPIPGTSKVKHLEENMGAEKIALSDEDFQTLRELQA comes from the coding sequence ATGAGCCTCGGTTCTCTAACATTTCGGCTTGGTGGTGATCTCGAAATTCGGCGGTTGGGCTTTGGTGCGATGCGCATCACAGGCGATGGAATTTGGGGCGAGCCAAGCGATCGCGAACAATCTAAGGCGGTATTACGCCGCGCTGCCGAACTCGGCGTTAATTTTATTGATACTGCTGATTCATATGGCCCCGATGTCAGCGAATGTTTGATCGGCGAAGCCTTGCACCCCTATTCAGCTGATATGGTGATTGCAACCAAAGGTGGCTTGCTGCGCGGCGGTCCAAACATTTGGTATTCCAACGGGCGACCTGAGCATCTACGCATTTCGCTGGAAAAAAGCTTGCGCCAATTAAAACTCGAACGAATTGACCTTTATCAATTGCATCGCATTGATGCCCAAGTGCCTTTGGAAGAATCGTTGGGGACGCTGAGCGATTTACGCAACGAAGGCAAAATTCGCCATATTGGCCTGAGCGAAGTTAATAACGAACAATTGGCTCAAGCACAAAAAGTCGTGCCAATCGTTTCGGTGCAAAATCGCTATAGCATTGGCGACCACGAATGGGAAAGCATGGTCGATGCCTGCGAAGCCCAAAATATCGCTTTTATTCCGTGGTTCCCGTTGGCGGCTGGCCGATTAACTGCGCCTGGTGGCACGCTTGATCAAATTGCCAAAAAATACGAAGCTAGCGTTGGCCAAATTGCCTTGGCATGGTTGCTCAAACGCTCGCCAGTGATTTTGCCAATCCCTGGAACATCCAAAGTTAAGCATCTCGAAGAAAATATGGGTGCTGAAAAAATCGCCCTGAGCGACGAGGATTTCCAAACCCTGCGCGAGTTGCAAGCCTAA
- a CDS encoding HAD-IA family hydrolase, which produces MKKYELVLFDFDGTLADSIPWLVKAINGVAEKYKFRQLTPKEFTELRGQNPREVMKYMQVAWWKVPLIARHMRQLAAQNIRNIQLFDGMELILAQLDAADVRLGVVSSNSEENVRHVLGDALANVVEFYECSVPILRKRARFERIVRKANLEREKILCVGDEIRDAEAAKQAQLAFGAVGWGMSRIQDFAPYAPREVFFQVSDIATRLID; this is translated from the coding sequence ATGAAAAAATACGAACTAGTATTGTTTGATTTTGATGGAACCTTGGCCGATTCAATTCCTTGGTTGGTCAAGGCGATCAATGGCGTGGCCGAGAAATATAAGTTTCGCCAACTCACGCCCAAGGAATTTACCGAGTTGCGCGGCCAAAACCCCCGCGAGGTGATGAAATATATGCAGGTGGCTTGGTGGAAAGTGCCATTAATTGCCCGCCATATGCGCCAACTGGCCGCCCAAAATATTCGTAATATTCAGCTTTTCGATGGCATGGAATTGATTTTAGCTCAGTTGGATGCTGCCGATGTGCGTTTGGGCGTGGTCAGTAGCAATAGCGAAGAGAATGTACGTCATGTGTTGGGCGATGCCTTGGCCAATGTGGTTGAGTTTTATGAATGTAGCGTGCCGATTTTGCGCAAACGTGCCCGCTTCGAGCGAATTGTGCGCAAAGCCAACCTCGAGCGCGAAAAAATTCTCTGTGTTGGCGATGAGATTCGCGATGCTGAGGCGGCCAAGCAAGCTCAATTGGCCTTTGGTGCGGTGGGCTGGGGCATGAGCCGCATTCAAGATTTTGCCCCCTATGCGCCGCGCGAAGTGTTTTTTCAGGTTTCCGATATTGCCACCCGCCTGATCGATTGA